In Bradyrhizobium sp. CCBAU 051011, the following are encoded in one genomic region:
- a CDS encoding VOC family protein, with translation MGVSVGVLDHFNIRTRNLADTVRFYEDILGLEKGARPNFAFPGAWMYSEGKAVVHLVDISKTEEPQKPDSGVVHHVAFASYGFDGMKQRLEQKGMAYDSRQVPGGDLWQIFVNDPNGVMIELNYEAAKEETAAAPAERQDDVGAR, from the coding sequence ATGGGCGTCAGCGTCGGCGTGCTCGATCATTTCAATATCCGGACCCGCAACCTTGCCGATACGGTACGGTTCTATGAGGACATTTTGGGCCTGGAAAAGGGCGCCCGGCCCAACTTCGCATTCCCCGGGGCGTGGATGTACAGCGAGGGCAAGGCGGTGGTGCACCTCGTCGATATCTCCAAGACCGAGGAACCGCAGAAGCCGGATTCCGGCGTCGTCCACCATGTCGCGTTCGCGAGCTACGGCTTTGATGGCATGAAGCAGCGGCTGGAACAGAAGGGCATGGCCTACGACTCCCGGCAGGTTCCGGGCGGCGACCTCTGGCAGATCTTCGTCAATGACCCCAACGGCGTCATGATCGAACTGAACTACGAGGCCGCCAAGGAAGAGACCGCTGCGGCCCCCGCCGAGCGGCAGGACGACGTGGGCGCGAGGTAG
- a CDS encoding NAD(P)-dependent oxidoreductase: protein MAKVAFLGLGVMGFPMAGHLVKKGGHEVTVYNRTGAKAKEWADKFGGRTAPTPKAAAEGQDFVMCCVGNDNDLRAVTIGTEGAFAGMKKGAIFVDHTTASAEVARELDAAAVKAGFKFIDAPVSGGQAGAENGVLTVMCGGNEDAYAAAEPIISGAYARMCKLLGPAGAGQLTKMVNQICIAGLVQGLSEGIHFAKKSGLDVPSVIETISKGAAQSWQMENRYKTMNDGKFDFGFAVEWMRKDLSICIAEARRNGANLPVTALVDQFYAEVEKMGGKRWDTSSLLARLER, encoded by the coding sequence ATGGCTAAAGTCGCTTTTCTCGGTCTCGGCGTAATGGGTTTCCCCATGGCAGGCCATCTGGTGAAAAAAGGCGGCCACGAAGTGACCGTGTACAACCGGACCGGAGCCAAGGCGAAGGAATGGGCGGACAAATTCGGCGGGCGCACCGCGCCGACGCCGAAGGCGGCCGCCGAAGGTCAGGATTTCGTAATGTGCTGCGTCGGCAATGACAACGACCTGCGTGCGGTCACGATCGGCACCGAGGGCGCGTTTGCCGGCATGAAGAAGGGCGCCATCTTCGTCGATCACACCACCGCCTCCGCCGAGGTCGCCCGCGAGCTCGATGCCGCCGCCGTCAAGGCGGGCTTCAAGTTCATCGACGCGCCGGTGTCCGGCGGTCAGGCGGGTGCGGAAAACGGCGTGCTGACAGTGATGTGCGGTGGCAACGAAGACGCCTATGCCGCTGCCGAGCCGATCATTTCCGGCGCCTACGCAAGGATGTGCAAACTGCTCGGGCCCGCCGGCGCCGGCCAGCTCACCAAGATGGTCAATCAGATCTGCATCGCAGGCCTGGTCCAGGGCCTGTCCGAGGGGATTCACTTCGCCAAGAAGTCGGGGCTCGACGTCCCCTCGGTGATCGAGACCATCTCCAAGGGCGCGGCGCAGTCCTGGCAGATGGAGAACCGCTACAAGACCATGAATGACGGCAAGTTCGACTTCGGCTTTGCGGTGGAATGGATGCGCAAGGACCTCTCGATCTGCATCGCAGAGGCTCGCCGCAACGGCGCCAACCTGCCGGTGACCGCCCTCGTCGACCAGTTCTACGCCGAGGTCGAGAAGATGGGTGGCAAGCGCTGGGATACGTCGAGCCTTTTGGCCCGGCTGGAGCGCTGA
- a CDS encoding HAMP domain-containing sensor histidine kinase, producing MSNAAEKPEVVQLPAEAQVAPPVNTRRVAAQRVREARDRLTSTSGTRPAFDTELLRQYAQTRVSASFVVMLLVVATGVLFGLWKYIVPAAVWTFGMLCIHAAIIRNCKRFLREQPTLAETRKWQTRFVLLDLLYGLCWTAILLHPAGLDTVSNTMMMFLMLLVIAVSSMLAATLPIAAVAATAPVTAAIALNFVMGGTFDNYALALLAVAAECYFALLAHQLHSTTLQTLEARAEKDALIGELEQAKAISDEARHRAESANVAKSRFLAQMSHELRTPLNAILGFSEVMKSEIFGAHAVAVYKEYSADIHHSGVHLLNLINEILDLSRIEAGRYELNEEAVALVHVVADCHHLLKLRASSRGITIHEVFEHGMPRIWGDERATRQVVLNLISNSIKFTPPGGDIWLKVGWTASGGQYLSVKDTGSGIAEDEIPIVLASFGQGSNSIKSAEQGAGLGLPIAKSLIDMHGGTFTLKSKLRIGTEVIVTFPPERVMSALAPMAEEAPPLQPEPAVTAADEKRRARHKPIMSAGTGL from the coding sequence ATGAGTAACGCGGCAGAAAAGCCTGAGGTTGTCCAGCTTCCGGCGGAAGCGCAGGTCGCACCACCGGTGAATACGCGGCGCGTGGCAGCACAACGGGTGCGCGAGGCGCGCGATCGGTTAACGTCGACCAGCGGAACGCGCCCCGCTTTCGATACCGAGCTGCTCCGGCAATACGCCCAGACCCGGGTATCGGCTTCCTTCGTCGTCATGCTGCTGGTGGTTGCGACCGGCGTGCTGTTCGGCCTCTGGAAGTATATCGTGCCGGCCGCGGTCTGGACCTTCGGCATGCTCTGCATCCATGCCGCGATCATCCGCAACTGCAAGCGTTTCCTTCGCGAGCAGCCCACGCTTGCCGAAACGCGCAAATGGCAGACGCGGTTCGTGCTGCTCGACCTGCTCTACGGCCTGTGCTGGACTGCGATCCTGCTGCATCCGGCCGGCCTCGACACCGTCTCGAACACGATGATGATGTTCCTGATGCTGCTGGTGATCGCGGTGTCGAGCATGCTGGCGGCGACACTGCCGATCGCGGCGGTGGCGGCAACCGCGCCGGTGACGGCCGCGATCGCGCTCAACTTCGTGATGGGCGGCACTTTCGATAATTACGCCCTCGCGCTGCTGGCGGTCGCCGCCGAATGCTATTTTGCGCTGCTGGCCCATCAGCTTCATTCGACGACGCTGCAGACCCTGGAAGCGCGCGCCGAAAAGGACGCGCTGATCGGCGAGCTCGAACAGGCCAAGGCGATCTCGGACGAAGCGCGGCACCGCGCCGAATCCGCCAACGTCGCCAAGTCGCGGTTTCTGGCGCAGATGAGCCACGAGCTGCGCACGCCGCTGAACGCGATCCTCGGATTCTCCGAGGTGATGAAGAGCGAGATTTTCGGCGCGCACGCGGTGGCGGTCTACAAGGAATACTCCGCCGACATCCACCATTCGGGCGTCCACCTGCTCAATCTCATCAACGAGATTCTCGATCTGTCGCGGATCGAGGCCGGCCGCTACGAACTCAACGAGGAAGCGGTGGCGCTCGTGCACGTCGTCGCCGACTGCCATCATCTCTTGAAGCTGCGCGCGAGCAGCCGCGGCATCACGATCCACGAGGTGTTCGAGCACGGCATGCCCCGGATCTGGGGCGACGAGCGCGCCACGCGTCAGGTCGTGCTCAATCTCATATCCAACTCGATCAAGTTCACCCCGCCGGGCGGCGACATCTGGCTCAAGGTCGGCTGGACCGCATCCGGCGGCCAATATCTCAGCGTCAAGGACACCGGCTCCGGCATTGCCGAGGACGAAATCCCGATCGTGCTGGCCTCGTTCGGCCAGGGCTCCAACTCGATCAAATCAGCCGAACAGGGCGCAGGCCTGGGCCTGCCGATCGCCAAGAGCCTGATCGACATGCATGGCGGCACCTTCACGCTGAAATCGAAACTGCGGATCGGCACCGAAGTCATCGTCACCTTCCCGCCGGAGCGCGTGATGAGCGCGCTGGCGCCGATGGCTGAGGAGGCCCCGCCCCTGCAGCCGGAACCGGCCGTCACGGCGGCCGACGAGAAGCGCCGGGCGCGTCACAAACCGATCATGAGTGCCGGCACGGGACTATGA
- a CDS encoding DUF1289 domain-containing protein gives MSKETPCIAVCMMDPKTKLCFGCGRTLPEIARWHRMETAERLAVMEGLAARMADAGLVPIPPRSERG, from the coding sequence ATGAGCAAAGAAACGCCGTGTATCGCAGTCTGTATGATGGATCCCAAAACCAAACTCTGCTTCGGCTGCGGACGAACGTTGCCGGAGATCGCGCGCTGGCACCGCATGGAAACGGCGGAGCGACTGGCCGTAATGGAAGGGCTTGCGGCGCGCATGGCGGACGCCGGTCTGGTGCCGATACCGCCGCGCAGCGAACGCGGCTGA
- a CDS encoding TIGR02281 family clan AA aspartic protease: protein MIRILLVLAMLAATAGAVVAYGDPDQLARAGNSVSKMLRQRSLEPAPAVEIARGRAGEFALHAKINGVKAPMVIDTGATSVVLTWETAKAIGLPIEMLEYNVDVETAGGHTKAARLTLDRLAVGALVEKSIPALVVPRGQMKTNLLGMSFLDRLESWGVQADKVMLHGYPDVAGRSKRRTAAN, encoded by the coding sequence GTGATCCGCATCCTGCTCGTTCTGGCGATGCTCGCGGCCACCGCCGGCGCTGTCGTCGCCTATGGCGATCCCGACCAGCTCGCGCGCGCCGGCAACTCGGTATCGAAAATGCTGCGGCAACGCAGCCTGGAGCCGGCGCCCGCCGTGGAGATCGCGCGCGGCAGAGCCGGCGAATTCGCGCTCCACGCCAAGATCAACGGCGTCAAGGCGCCGATGGTGATCGACACCGGCGCAACCTCGGTGGTACTGACCTGGGAAACGGCGAAAGCGATCGGCCTGCCGATCGAGATGCTCGAATATAATGTCGATGTCGAAACCGCCGGCGGTCACACCAAGGCGGCGCGGCTGACGCTCGATCGTCTCGCAGTCGGCGCGCTCGTCGAAAAATCGATCCCGGCGCTGGTGGTGCCGCGCGGGCAGATGAAGACCAACCTGCTCGGAATGAGTTTTCTGGATCGCCTGGAAAGCTGGGGCGTGCAGGCCGACAAGGTGATGCTGCACGGCTATCCCGACGTCGCCGGCCGGAGCAAGCGCCGCACGGCGGCGAATTAG
- a CDS encoding class I SAM-dependent methyltransferase: MREPNLEKLNALVAKLVGDLGISLGGASILLGDRLGLYKAMADGAVVTPSELARKTGLHERYVREWLSGQAASGYIDYHPEKNAFSLSAEQAMAFAEEGSPAFFAGAFDVVQATYLDEPKVAEAFRTGKGVGWHEHSKCLFSGTERFFRPGYNANLVSNWIPTLEGVEAKLKAGARVADVGCGHGASTIVMAQAYPNSEFFGFDYHKPSIERAKVLAQEAGVGDRITFAQASAKDFPAKDYDLVAFFDCLHDMGDPVGAGKHVKETLAKDGSWMIVEPFAHDNLKDNLNPVGCIFYHASTFICTPASLSQEVGLGLGAQAGESRLRQVATEAGFKRFRRATETPFNMIFEVRS, encoded by the coding sequence ATGCGTGAACCAAATCTTGAAAAGTTGAACGCGCTCGTAGCAAAGCTGGTCGGCGACCTCGGCATCTCACTGGGCGGCGCAAGCATACTGCTCGGCGATCGCCTCGGGCTTTACAAGGCGATGGCGGATGGTGCTGTGGTCACTCCGTCCGAGCTCGCCAGGAAGACTGGTCTGCATGAGCGTTATGTGCGCGAATGGCTGTCCGGGCAGGCCGCCTCTGGATACATCGACTACCACCCCGAAAAAAATGCGTTCTCACTCTCGGCGGAACAAGCCATGGCATTCGCCGAAGAGGGGTCGCCAGCTTTCTTTGCCGGTGCATTCGATGTCGTGCAGGCCACCTATCTCGATGAACCAAAAGTCGCCGAAGCGTTTCGAACTGGCAAAGGCGTTGGTTGGCACGAGCATTCGAAGTGTCTTTTCTCCGGCACCGAACGTTTCTTCAGGCCGGGCTATAACGCCAATCTGGTTTCGAACTGGATTCCGACGCTCGAAGGCGTCGAAGCGAAATTGAAAGCTGGCGCCAGGGTGGCCGATGTCGGATGCGGCCACGGCGCCTCCACGATTGTGATGGCGCAGGCCTACCCCAATTCAGAGTTCTTCGGGTTCGATTACCACAAACCTTCGATTGAACGCGCGAAGGTCTTGGCGCAGGAAGCGGGAGTTGGGGACCGCATTACGTTCGCGCAGGCCAGTGCCAAGGATTTTCCGGCGAAAGACTATGATCTGGTGGCGTTCTTCGATTGCCTGCATGACATGGGCGACCCCGTGGGTGCAGGCAAGCATGTCAAGGAAACGCTAGCCAAGGATGGGTCGTGGATGATCGTCGAGCCGTTTGCTCATGATAATCTCAAGGATAATCTCAACCCGGTGGGATGCATCTTCTATCACGCCTCGACATTCATTTGTACGCCAGCCTCACTCTCTCAGGAAGTGGGCTTGGGGCTCGGTGCGCAAGCGGGTGAAAGCAGATTGCGGCAGGTGGCGACTGAAGCGGGCTTCAAGCGCTTCCGCCGCGCGACCGAGACGCCGTTCAACATGATCTTCGAAGTGCGTTCTTGA
- a CDS encoding MarR family winged helix-turn-helix transcriptional regulator: MYRLTNSFPYLLNRVGVQMGELFSRRIAGYGVTLPMYRVMAALWETGDQRLGDLAAMTTIEISTLSRLVGEMKRRGLVTRARLKDNGRTVAINLTPKGRTLVEELIPIAIHFEEVAVRDFPSKNISDLKTVLAEIYESLKSLEPEIEEANKARKAAKKA, from the coding sequence TTGTACAGGCTGACAAATTCCTTTCCGTATCTGCTCAACCGCGTCGGCGTGCAGATGGGCGAGCTGTTTTCCCGGCGCATTGCCGGTTATGGCGTGACCCTGCCGATGTATCGCGTGATGGCCGCGCTGTGGGAAACCGGCGATCAGCGGCTCGGCGATCTCGCAGCGATGACGACGATCGAGATATCGACATTGTCGCGGCTGGTCGGCGAGATGAAACGCCGTGGCCTCGTCACGCGCGCGCGGCTGAAGGACAACGGCCGCACCGTCGCGATCAACCTCACCCCGAAGGGGCGCACACTAGTCGAGGAGTTGATCCCGATCGCCATCCACTTCGAGGAGGTCGCGGTTCGCGATTTCCCGTCGAAGAACATTTCCGACCTGAAGACGGTCCTGGCCGAGATCTACGAGAGCCTGAAATCGCTCGAACCCGAGATCGAGGAAGCGAACAAGGCGCGCAAGGCGGCAAAGAAAGCCTGA
- a CDS encoding flavin reductase family protein yields the protein MSLDSASDELRETFKRALRRFPAAVSVITSSDQNRRHGMTATAVTSLSLDPPSLIVCVNQQTLLHDIMLLARRFCVNVLRRDQVTLSSAFSGALPAEERFGLGDWMTSAEGVTYLADAQINIFCKKAAAVPYGTHTIFIGEAETVNVRDPIEPLIYQDATYCFSVPHDSQAA from the coding sequence ATGTCGCTGGATTCGGCATCCGACGAATTGCGGGAAACGTTCAAGCGCGCGTTGCGGCGATTTCCCGCCGCCGTGTCGGTCATCACATCGTCAGACCAGAACCGCCGCCACGGCATGACGGCAACCGCGGTAACCTCGCTGTCGCTTGACCCGCCTTCCCTGATCGTCTGCGTCAACCAGCAGACGCTGCTGCACGACATCATGCTGCTGGCGCGCCGGTTCTGCGTCAACGTGCTGCGCCGTGATCAGGTCACTCTTTCATCTGCCTTCAGCGGCGCGCTCCCGGCCGAAGAACGGTTCGGGCTCGGCGACTGGATGACCTCTGCAGAGGGCGTCACCTATCTCGCCGATGCCCAGATCAACATCTTCTGTAAGAAGGCAGCCGCCGTCCCCTACGGCACGCACACGATTTTCATCGGCGAAGCCGAGACCGTGAACGTCCGCGATCCGATCGAACCCCTGATCTATCAGGATGCGACCTACTGCTTCTCGGTGCCCCACGACAGCCAGGCTGCGTGA
- a CDS encoding acyl-CoA dehydrogenase family protein, whose translation MVSVAQLKDVPAQAAPRPDLAELRSRVAQIAPQIKARAHNTEKAGRVPEENITALRHIGYFDIVKPAMFGGYEYDFDVLVELNIELAKSCASTAWVGGLLAAHQWLIAGFPEAAQRDVWDTNPDAVACGSYAPAAKAIEVEGGYRLSGRWSFASGCDNAQWSLCAALLPSKTDSGQFAPAFLLVPASDYVIDDTWNVVGLSGTGSKTLVLADVFVPAHRLLSFADTTSGKTPGAALYAANPAFSIPMLSNIPSCLASTAVGAAAGALEDYLAVTARRVTRGAVAGHNNRMAEFPTIQLRVAEATASVDAAREVLLRDLRDRAATIRAGNPVSVEDRIVSRRGQAFSVALAIRASEALNASTGGLGLDLSNPVQRAWRDANAVGRHISMNWDAVGTMYGQLALGLTPQGQY comes from the coding sequence ATGGTTTCAGTCGCCCAGTTGAAGGACGTGCCGGCACAGGCGGCCCCTCGCCCCGACCTTGCCGAGTTGCGCAGCCGCGTGGCGCAGATCGCGCCGCAGATCAAGGCGCGCGCCCACAATACCGAAAAGGCCGGGCGCGTTCCCGAAGAGAACATCACCGCATTGCGCCACATCGGCTATTTCGACATCGTCAAGCCCGCGATGTTCGGCGGCTACGAGTATGATTTCGACGTGCTGGTCGAACTGAACATCGAGCTGGCGAAAAGCTGCGCCTCGACGGCGTGGGTCGGCGGCCTGCTCGCGGCCCATCAATGGCTGATCGCGGGATTTCCGGAAGCCGCGCAGCGCGACGTCTGGGACACTAATCCCGATGCCGTGGCCTGCGGCTCCTACGCGCCGGCCGCCAAGGCGATCGAGGTCGAGGGCGGCTATCGCTTGAGCGGCCGCTGGTCGTTCGCCAGCGGCTGCGACAACGCGCAATGGTCGCTCTGCGCGGCGCTGTTGCCGTCGAAGACAGACAGCGGCCAGTTTGCGCCGGCCTTCCTGCTGGTCCCTGCCTCCGACTACGTCATCGACGATACCTGGAATGTCGTTGGCCTCAGCGGCACCGGCAGCAAGACGCTGGTTCTCGCGGACGTGTTCGTACCGGCGCACCGCCTGTTGTCATTCGCCGACACCACGTCCGGAAAGACGCCGGGCGCCGCACTCTATGCCGCCAACCCGGCCTTCTCGATCCCGATGCTGTCGAACATTCCCTCCTGCCTGGCATCCACCGCGGTCGGCGCCGCCGCCGGCGCGCTGGAGGACTATCTCGCCGTCACCGCGCGGCGCGTCACCCGCGGCGCGGTGGCCGGCCACAACAATCGCATGGCGGAATTTCCAACCATCCAGTTGCGGGTGGCCGAAGCCACAGCCTCCGTCGACGCCGCGCGCGAAGTGCTGCTGCGCGATCTTCGCGACCGTGCGGCAACCATCCGTGCCGGCAACCCGGTCTCGGTCGAGGACCGTATCGTCAGCCGCCGCGGCCAGGCGTTCTCGGTCGCACTCGCGATCCGCGCCAGCGAAGCGCTGAACGCCTCGACCGGCGGGCTAGGCCTCGATCTCTCCAATCCGGTGCAGCGCGCCTGGCGCGACGCCAATGCCGTGGGCCGCCACATCAGCATGAACTGGGACGCGGTCGGCACGATGTACGGCCAGCTCGCGCTCGGACTGACGCCGCAGGGACAGTACTAA